GGTATGTCAGATTTTTTAGGTGATATAGACGTTGCTATTAATGCAGTTGATAATGTAGTGTTAGTTGTAAATGCAGGTTCTGGAGTTGAAGTTACCACAGAAAGAATCTGGAAGATTGCCAGAGAACATAAAAAACCAATATTTATATTCATAAATCAAATGGATAAAGAAGGAGTAAATTTTGGTGAGTTAGTTTCTTCTATAAAAGAAGCTTTTGAAGATGGTGTAAAGATTGTGCCATTGCAAGCACCAATGGGTGAAGGTTCTGAGTTTAAAGGATTAGTAAATTTAATTACTCATGAAGCATTTGAATATGAATTGAATCAAAGTGGTAAAGATAAAAAATTAGAAATAATTCCAGATAATGCAAAAAAATATTATGAGGATTACCATCAAGAATTAATTGAAGATGTTGTTGAAACCAATGAAGAAATGATGGAAAAATATTTAGAAGAAGGAGAAGAAGCATTAAATCCAGAAAATATATTTAAAGCACTTCATCAAGCATTTGAAGATGATGAAATCGTTCCGATTGTGATAGGTTCAGCAGAAAAAAATATTGGGTTAGATAGGTTTATGGAAATGATTAGATTAGTTGGAATGTATCCATCAGAAAGAGTTTTTAAAGGAAAAATAGGCGATAAAGAATTTGAGGTTGAAGGAAAAGAAGAAGAACCATTTGTCGGATTAGTCGTTAAAAATGCTGTTGATCCTTTTGTTGGTAAATTAACATATATTAGAATTTTGTCTGGGGTGTTAAAGGCAGGAGATTCTTTTGTAGAAGTTCAGGAAGATTCTAATGAAAAGGTATCTCATATTTATATACCAAGATTTGATAAAAATGAAGAAGTTTCTGATGCATCTGTTGGAGATATTATTGTTGTACCAAAACTTAAAAAAAGCAGAATAAATGATACTGTAGCGCATTCTTCAAGACTTATAAAAATAAATGTTCCTGAATTTCCTGAACCTATGATTTCAAAATCTGTAAAACCAACATCTAAAAATGAAATAGATAAGGTTAATAATGCCCTTTCAAAATTACAAGAATCAGATCCAACATTTTCTTGGGAATTTGATCCGGAAACTGGAGAAACTATAGTATCAGGATTAGGAACTACACATTTAGAAATAATGATTGAAAGGTTAAAGAAAACATTTAAAGTAAATGTTGAAGTTGGAAAGCCAAAGATTGCATATAGAGAAACTATTAAGAGAAAAGTAATAGCAGAATATAAACATAAAAAACAAACAGGTGGGCATGGTCAATATGGACATGTAAAAATAGAAATAGAGCCTTTACCAAGAGGAGAAGGTTATGAATTTGTAGATAAAATAGTTGGTGGTGTTATACCAAAGAACTTTATACCATCAGTTGATAAGGGAATAAAGGAAGCAATGAAAAAAGGTGTTGTCGCTGAATATCCTGTTGTTGACATAAAAGTTACATTATTTGATGGTTCCTATCATGATGTTGATTCTTCAGATATAGCATTCCAAATTGCAGCAAGGCAAGCATTTAAAGATGGTATGAAAAATGCAAGTCCTGTAATATTAGAGCCTGTAATGAAGGTTGAAGTATATACTCCAACAGAATATACAGGAGACGTAATGGGTGAAATATCTTCAAAACGAGGAAGACCTATGGGAATGCAATCAATGGGTAGAGGAATGGATAGAATAGATGCAGAAATTCCTCTTGCTGAGATGTTAGATTTTTCTCCAAGA
This genomic window from Marinitoga hydrogenitolerans DSM 16785 contains:
- the fusA gene encoding elongation factor G, producing the protein MANIKPDKKRIVGLFGHHGCGKTTLMDAILKNYSGADRIGQRYLDDEEVEKDKGATFSNHVVSVDYKDSRFYFFDTPGMSDFLGDIDVAINAVDNVVLVVNAGSGVEVTTERIWKIAREHKKPIFIFINQMDKEGVNFGELVSSIKEAFEDGVKIVPLQAPMGEGSEFKGLVNLITHEAFEYELNQSGKDKKLEIIPDNAKKYYEDYHQELIEDVVETNEEMMEKYLEEGEEALNPENIFKALHQAFEDDEIVPIVIGSAEKNIGLDRFMEMIRLVGMYPSERVFKGKIGDKEFEVEGKEEEPFVGLVVKNAVDPFVGKLTYIRILSGVLKAGDSFVEVQEDSNEKVSHIYIPRFDKNEEVSDASVGDIIVVPKLKKSRINDTVAHSSRLIKINVPEFPEPMISKSVKPTSKNEIDKVNNALSKLQESDPTFSWEFDPETGETIVSGLGTTHLEIMIERLKKTFKVNVEVGKPKIAYRETIKRKVIAEYKHKKQTGGHGQYGHVKIEIEPLPRGEGYEFVDKIVGGVIPKNFIPSVDKGIKEAMKKGVVAEYPVVDIKVTLFDGSYHDVDSSDIAFQIAARQAFKDGMKNASPVILEPVMKVEVYTPTEYTGDVMGEISSKRGRPMGMQSMGRGMDRIDAEIPLAEMLDFSPRLSSITSGKGYFTMKFSTYQEVTPDIQQKIVQERQREKEEQE